From Bacillus sp. FSL K6-3431, the proteins below share one genomic window:
- a CDS encoding dicarboxylate/amino acid:cation symporter, whose translation MKKNFMLQILIAFILAVITGAIFGEKATVVQPLGDLFLRLIKFIIVPLILSTIIVGVTGAGSIKKLGSIGGKTVLYFLATSLAAIIIGLLAGFVFSPGTGTDIVLEAGSAEVVESVGVIDTLLNIIPTNPIEALTTGAILQIIFFAIFIGIGITLVGEKGKPVQYFFEGLAEVMYKITGMIMKLVPLGIFGLLAPIVGIYGISVLLPLIKVIIAMLVAVIIHVAVVYTLAVKTLGKMSPTIFLKGIFPAAAVAFATCSSSGTLPVTMKNVQENLKVSKETSSFVLPLGATINMDGTAIYMGIAVMFIAQYFGESLSFAQIMIVAIMGTLASIGAAGVPGAGLIMLTMVLTAVNLPLEGIALIAGIDRVLDMLRTSVNIIGDASACVVVENKQGKSQSIMNNNPTTIM comes from the coding sequence ATGAAGAAGAACTTTATGCTTCAAATTCTCATTGCCTTTATTCTTGCGGTTATTACTGGAGCAATTTTTGGTGAAAAAGCGACTGTTGTTCAGCCACTGGGAGATTTATTTTTACGTCTAATTAAATTCATCATTGTTCCATTAATTTTATCTACCATCATCGTAGGTGTGACAGGTGCTGGAAGTATAAAAAAACTAGGTAGTATTGGTGGGAAAACAGTATTGTATTTTCTTGCTACGAGTTTAGCAGCGATCATCATTGGGTTACTAGCTGGATTTGTTTTTTCACCGGGTACGGGGACAGATATTGTATTAGAAGCGGGATCTGCAGAAGTTGTCGAGTCTGTTGGTGTCATTGATACATTATTAAATATAATTCCAACCAATCCGATTGAAGCTTTAACGACTGGAGCGATCTTGCAGATAATCTTCTTTGCGATCTTTATTGGAATTGGAATTACACTTGTTGGTGAAAAAGGTAAGCCAGTGCAGTACTTTTTTGAAGGTCTTGCGGAAGTGATGTATAAAATAACAGGGATGATTATGAAACTTGTTCCGCTAGGCATTTTTGGCCTATTGGCTCCTATTGTTGGCATATATGGAATATCTGTTTTACTCCCGTTAATTAAAGTTATTATAGCGATGCTTGTAGCGGTCATTATTCACGTGGCTGTGGTATATACTTTAGCTGTTAAAACACTTGGAAAAATGAGCCCTACTATATTTTTAAAAGGAATATTTCCAGCGGCCGCTGTGGCATTTGCAACATGTAGTAGTTCGGGAACATTACCAGTTACAATGAAAAATGTGCAAGAAAATCTCAAGGTTTCAAAAGAAACAAGTAGCTTTGTTTTACCCCTTGGTGCTACGATAAATATGGATGGTACAGCTATCTACATGGGGATTGCGGTTATGTTTATCGCTCAATACTTTGGTGAATCATTAAGCTTTGCTCAAATTATGATCGTTGCAATAATGGGAACGCTCGCCTCGATCGGTGCGGCGGGGGTACCAGGAGCGGGTTTGATTATGCTGACAATGGTATTAACCGCAGTGAATCTTCCGCTTGAAGGGATTGCATTAATCGCTGGTATTGATCGAGTGCTAGATATGCTTAGAACATCTGTAAACATAATAGGTGACGCTTCTGCTTGTGTAGTAGTTGAGAATAAACAGGGTAAAAGTCAATCGATAATGAATAATAATCCTACAACAATAATGTAA